A portion of the Lepeophtheirus salmonis unplaced genomic scaffold, UVic_Lsal_1.4 unplaced_contig_6863_pilon, whole genome shotgun sequence genome contains these proteins:
- the LOC121131460 gene encoding isopentenyl-diphosphate Delta-isomerase 1 encodes MARREFQSCVTLRNKIDPVQKVLLKEFCILVDEKDTILGKASKRKCHQLDSKGKSLLHRAFSLFIFNEKNELLLQRRSKTKITFPGFWTNTCCSHPLFDVPGESNGVIGAKTASRRRVFNELGIQPESLPLEKIQFLTRILYAAPSQCKIWGENELDYIMIFKGNVVINPNPEEVYEVLYLKYEDLSDFVKEESSKGTLTPWFEIISKEFLPRWWKSIDNLESFVDKDKIHSFY; translated from the exons ATGGCCCGCAGGGAGTTTCAATCATGTGTTACTCTTCGTAACAAAATAGATCCCGTTCAAAAAgttcttttaaaagaattttgtattttggtaGATGAAAAAGATACAATTCTTGGAAAGGCAAGTAAAAGGAAATGCCATCAACTTGATTCAAAGGGTAAATCCCTTCTCCACAGAGCATTTTCTCtgttcatttttaatgaaaaaaatgaacttttattaCAGAGACGGAGTAAGACAAAGATAACTTTTCCAG gtTTCTGGACAAATACGTGTTGCTCACATCCGTTATTTGATGTCCCTGGAGAGAGCAATGGAGTTATTGGAGCCAAAACTGCATCACGTAGAAGAGTATTTAATGAATTAGGAATTCAACCCGAGAGTTTACCATTAGAAAAGATACAGTTCCTCACGCGTATTCTTTATGCTGCTCCTTCTCAGTGCAAAATCTGGGGCGAGAATGAGCTAGATTATATCATGATATTTAAGGGAAATGTGGTGATTAATCCAAATCCTGAAGAAGTATATGAAGTATTATATCTAAAGTATGAAGATCTGAGTGATTTTGTAAAAGAAGAATCCTCAAAAGGAACATTGACCCCGTGGTTTGAgattatttcaaaagaatttcTTCCAAGATGGTGGAAATCAATTGATAATTTAGAATCATTTGttgataaagataaaatacattcGTTTTATTAA